Part of the Archangium lipolyticum genome, AGCTCGCGAGCGTGCGGCTGCCGTCGTGCCCTCCCGCGGCCAGCACCCGCCCGTCCGCCAGCGCCACGAAGGGCAGCAGCTTGCGCGGCGTGGTCAGCCCGCGCGCCACCGTCCTCTCCGACGGCTCCTCCGGTGCCGGCGCCGAGCTGCACGAGAACACCCATGTGAAGAGCGCCACCATGGCGCAGGACGTCGAAACCCTTTTCATGACCCTCCCCACTCCGTTCCGAGAGGGACGGGTCTACACTCAGGGTCTGACATCCCCGGGCCGCACTTCTCCTGTGATTCCCGGGAGTTATCGTCCTCTTCACGACAGGCCTGACGGGTTGTGCGGGATTCGTGCCGCGGCCCGTCATGGGCCCGTCACAGGTGTGTCAGGGAGCCGTCCAACCCATGACCCATGGGGTGCTCCTCCTCCTCGTCCACGTTCACGTTCACCGGCTCCGCCTCCAGGCCCTCGCTGTGCCGCGGGGGCAGCGCGCCACCGTCGTCGTCCTCCAGCTTCAGCAGGTGCGGGGTGCGCTCGAGGTACAGCTCGCCGTCGCGCACGTGGCGCACGTCCGCGTATTCCACCAGGAACTCGTCGCGAGACAGCAGGCGCGGCTCCAGCTCGAAGTGGCTCTCGCCCACCGCGCCCACGCGCCCCACCTTCCGGCCCTCCGCGTCCCGCACCACCATGCCCTCACGCACCTCTTCCAGCCGTACCATGACGTCCTCCTCACGAGCCCCCGCGCCCTCCCGCACCGGGCCCCTCTCCTTCTGAGTGGGGAACACCCGGCGCCACGGCAAGGGCTGGCAGGAGGGGCGGCCCTGGGGACAGGGGGTGGCTCCTCGCCCCGGCGCGCATGCGGCGAGTGGAGGCGTGGGGCCAGCGGGGTGCGCGGTGCCTAACGTTTCCGCGAGGAGGAAGCCGTCATGCTCCTGGAAATGACCGCCGTGGAGGCCCGCGAACTCAAGGAGGTCCTCGACTCGTCCCTGCGTGAGTTGCTCGACGAGATCGCCCACTCGGACCATCGCGCCTACCGAGAGATGCTGCAGGCCCGTTACAGCCGGCTCGAGCAGCTCAACCACCGCCTGGAGGCGTCCGTCGAGAGCGATCAGGTCTACGCCTGAGCCCTCCCGGCGTGCGCGAAAGTGTCGCGTGCGTGCGCCCCCTCAGGGCGCGAAAGGTGCGCATTCTCGGGACGTCCGGCATGCTTCGAGTACGGAGGCGCTCCGGGGAGCCCCGGGCGCCCGCGAAGACATGCACGTGACGATACCGGCCGCGCCCCTCCGTTTCCTCCTCTCCCCGTCGCTCGGAGAGGTGAAGGAGCACGTGCGGGCCGAGCTCTTCGGCCGGGCACTCGCCCAGCGGCTGGGCCGCCCGGTGGTGGTGGAGCTGGCGCCCTCGTACGAGGCCCTGGAGCGGGAGCTGGTGGAAGGCCGGGTGGACCTCGCCTGGGGCACCGCCGAGCAGTGCACCGCCTTCGAGCCGGAGTCGCGCGCGGTGCTGAGGGCCGTGCGGGCGGGGCGCTGGTACTACCACGCGGCGCTGGTGTGCAGGGCCGAGCGGCCGCTCACCCTGGAGACGTTGAAGGGCACGCGCGCCGCCTGGGTGGCTCCGCGCTCCACAGGCGGATACCTGCTGCCCGTGCGCCACCTGCAGGCCCGGGGGCACACCGCCTCGGACACCTTCCACGAGGAGCGCTTCCACGGCACCTACCGCAAGGCGCTACAGGCGGTGCTGGCCGGCGAGGCGGACGTGGCCACCATCTACTCGAGCCACCCGGAGGAGAACACCGTCCGGGCCTACCTCGCCGAGCACGTGGGTGCGGACGAGCGCCTGCTCATCCCCTTCGAGTTCACCGAGCCCACGCTGGCCGACGGGCTCATCCTCACGTCGCGGTTGCAGGAGGCGGACGCGGCCGCGCTGGTGTCCATCCTCACCACGCTGGCAGTGGGGGGCGCGGGGCTGGAGCCACTGCTGGGCCTCTTCGACAGCGAGGGTTTCGTGCTCTCCTCGCTGCCGGTACCCCGGCCGCCCCCGCTCCGGGCGGCGCGGCACACGGAGTACCTGGCGGCGGAGCTGGACGCGCAGGAGCGGTGCATGCGGCTGTGGACGCCCACGGGCTCGGCCTTCGGGCGGGACACGCGCCACGCCGAGGGCCGAGCGCTGGAGACGGTGCTGGGGCCCGAGGCGGGAGCCGCGCTGGTGGCGCTCGCGCGGGCGGCGAGGCACAGCGGCGTGGGAGGACGGGTGGAGTACCGCCTGGAGGTGGAGGGAGACACACGGTGGTACGCGGCCGAGGCCACGGTGCGAGCGCCGGCCCCGGGCAGCACGGCGAGCACCACCACGGCGCTGCTGGTGCGGGACGTCACCGAGCTGCGCGCACTGGAGGAGGAGCTGTACCGGCTGGCCTCCTTCCCACTGCTGCACCCGGAGCCGATGCTGGAGGTGGGGATGGACGGGGCGCTGCGCTACGCCAACCCGGCGGCGCACACGGCCTTCCCGGATCTGCTGGTGCGTGGGGCGGGGCACCCGCTGGTGGAGGCGACACTGGCGTGGGCGAAGCGGGGCGCGGAGGTGGGCGAGTCCCCGCCCACGGTGCAACTGGGAGGGCGGCACTGGGAGCTGACGGTGGCGCTGCTGTTGGACCCCGAGGGGCTGCGGGTGTTCGCCAAGAACGTGACGGCGCGCAAGCAGATGGAGGCCCAGCTCTTCAAGGCGGACCGGATGGCGGCGCTGGGCTCGCTGGCGGCGGCGGTGGGGCACGAGATGAACAATCCGCTGGCCTACATGCTGGCCAACCTCAGCTTCGCGACCGAGGAGCTGGAGCGGATCCGGAAGGCATTGCGCGAGCAGGGAAGCGAGCTGGGAGAGGACCTGGGCGACGTGGAGGAGGCGCTGGGCGAAGTGAGGGACGGGGCGGACCGGCTGAAGACGATCGTGCAGGACCTGCGGATGCTGTCGCGCGCACCGCCGGAGCAACGGGAGCGGGTGGAGCTGGTACCGGTGCTGGAGCACGCGCTGAGCCTGGTGCGGGGTGAGCTGCGGCACCGGGCGAAGCTGGAGAAGGACTTCCGGCCGGTGCCGCTGGTGGACGGGGACGAAGGACGGCTGGGCCAGGTGTTCCTCAACCTGCTGTTGAACGCGGTGCAGGCGATGAGCGAGCTGGACGCGGCGCGCAACGTGCTGCGGGTGGCGACGTACACGGGGCCTGGGGGCGAGGTGGTGGTGGAGGTGCAGGACACGGGGGTGGGGATGGCGCCGGAGGTACTGGCGCGGCTGTTCGAGCCCTTCTTCACCACGAGGCCGGCGAGCACGGGGCTGGGGCTGTCGGTGAGCCACGCCATCGTGTCGAGCCTGGGAGGCACACTGCGAGCGGAGAGCCGCGAGGGAGTGGGCACGACCCTGACAGTCATCCTGCCGGCCGCGCCGTCCCACAACAACCCCTCTCCCTCTGGGAGAGGGACGGGGTGAGGGTATCGAGCCCCCGGGTTGAATCCGTCGAGGAGGCTGGGAGCTGAGAGTCGCCTCGCGCCTCAGCTACGGCGCATCGCGGTCTCCGCGCGCCGCACCTGGTCCACATCGAGCATGTACTTGAGCGAATCCGCCCGGTCGTAGACGACGGTGACCTCCTGACCCACGACGTACGCGTCCTCCGCGAAGAACGTGGAGTAGGAGCCTTCGCGCTCCAGACCGTCGCCGTCCTCGAACCGGAAGGTGAGCCGGCCGAGGCTCTTGGGCGAGTGCTGCACGTGGGTAATCCACCCCACCGTTGGCACGCCGTTGCGCAGCAGTTCCCCCTGCGCCTTCCGCATGCGCAATCCATGGAAGCCCAGTCCCGCGCCGCCGGCGATGAACACGAGG contains:
- a CDS encoding DUF2171 domain-containing protein; amino-acid sequence: MVRLEEVREGMVVRDAEGRKVGRVGAVGESHFELEPRLLSRDEFLVEYADVRHVRDGELYLERTPHLLKLEDDDGGALPPRHSEGLEAEPVNVNVDEEEEHPMGHGLDGSLTHL
- a CDS encoding sensor histidine kinase, whose amino-acid sequence is MTIPAAPLRFLLSPSLGEVKEHVRAELFGRALAQRLGRPVVVELAPSYEALERELVEGRVDLAWGTAEQCTAFEPESRAVLRAVRAGRWYYHAALVCRAERPLTLETLKGTRAAWVAPRSTGGYLLPVRHLQARGHTASDTFHEERFHGTYRKALQAVLAGEADVATIYSSHPEENTVRAYLAEHVGADERLLIPFEFTEPTLADGLILTSRLQEADAAALVSILTTLAVGGAGLEPLLGLFDSEGFVLSSLPVPRPPPLRAARHTEYLAAELDAQERCMRLWTPTGSAFGRDTRHAEGRALETVLGPEAGAALVALARAARHSGVGGRVEYRLEVEGDTRWYAAEATVRAPAPGSTASTTTALLVRDVTELRALEEELYRLASFPLLHPEPMLEVGMDGALRYANPAAHTAFPDLLVRGAGHPLVEATLAWAKRGAEVGESPPTVQLGGRHWELTVALLLDPEGLRVFAKNVTARKQMEAQLFKADRMAALGSLAAAVGHEMNNPLAYMLANLSFATEELERIRKALREQGSELGEDLGDVEEALGEVRDGADRLKTIVQDLRMLSRAPPEQRERVELVPVLEHALSLVRGELRHRAKLEKDFRPVPLVDGDEGRLGQVFLNLLLNAVQAMSELDAARNVLRVATYTGPGGEVVVEVQDTGVGMAPEVLARLFEPFFTTRPASTGLGLSVSHAIVSSLGGTLRAESREGVGTTLTVILPAAPSHNNPSPSGRGTG
- a CDS encoding DUF3592 domain-containing protein; amino-acid sequence: MIRETPIGQSLMGLTLLLAGVFFSYDALPSFSGGEEAQEEDVTVARPIRLHVTRPREPAPSGDPARLLLGLVFIAGGAGLGFHGLRMRKAQGELLRNGVPTVGWITHVQHSPKSLGRLTFRFEDGDGLEREGSYSTFFAEDAYVVGQEVTVVYDRADSLKYMLDVDQVRRAETAMRRS